One Monomorium pharaonis isolate MP-MQ-018 chromosome 4, ASM1337386v2, whole genome shotgun sequence DNA segment encodes these proteins:
- the LOC118645390 gene encoding uncharacterized protein LOC118645390: MKSELRYLCLLVLVSTSFTVITEPKEHVTLDDEHSYSFNEAFGACSSKKEHGTFECINRGILSALQSLNEKDSLEFGKIRLDRAEGYGRDLLDLDYDPKDFGNVMKAAARLMERRNIKWNLDNIYPGLQMRIGPMLNGNGILEFILNERVTSYGDRQTGTGRQLTRHILLPFLLGFKFNLASLIPLMFGFLLLVTKKALLLTKMALFLIGLLGWNTLFFGTSTVPPYSANAFNGFHAYGHETPPGVYTHYEHHFPRSYRQLQDYSPYDQHVIREVVNVYDGNSDSGQGRQNAKNLVFDSK, from the exons ATGAAAAGCGAACTCCGTTATTTATGTCTGTTAGTTCTCGTGTCTACGAGTTTTACAGTGATCACGGAGCCTAAGGAACATGTTACTTTGGATGACGAACATTCCTATAGTTTTAACGAAGCTTTCGGTGCATGTTCCTCAAAGAAGGAACACGGAACATTTGAATGCATAAATCGTGGCATTCTAAGCGCTTTACAGTCTTTAAACGAAAAAGATAGCTTGGAATTTGGAAAGATACGACTGGACAGAGCAGAGGGTTACGGCAGAGATCTTCTGGATCTAGACTACGATCCAAAGGATTTCGGAAATGTCATGAAGGCAGCTGCTAGACTGATGGAACGCCGCAATATCAAGTGGAATCTGGATAATATATATCCGGGATTACAAATGCGCATCGGACCAATGCTAAATGGAAACGGGATACTggaatttattcttaatgaaAGAGTTACTTCGTACGGTGATAGACAGACTGGTACAG GAAGGCAGTTGACCAGACACATATTACTGCCATTTCTATTGGGTTTCAAATTCAATCTGGCATCCCTAATTCCACTTATGTTCGGTTTCCTGTTACTCGTGACCAAGAAGGCTCTCTTATTGACGAAGATGGCGTTATTTCTGATTGGTCTTTTAGGATGGAATACGCTCTTTTTCGGGACATCTACAGTACCTCCTTATTCGGCAAACGCGTTCAATGGCTTCCATGCTTACGGACATGAGACACCGCCCGGTGTATACACGCATTACGAACATCATTTCCCACGATCTTATAGACAGCTACAGGACTATAGTCCTTATGATCAACATGTCATTAGGGAAGTCGTCAATGTTTACGATGGAAATAGCGATTCGGGACAGGGTagacaaaatgcaaaaaatttagtttttgactcaaaatag